A genome region from Sander vitreus isolate 19-12246 chromosome 21, sanVit1, whole genome shotgun sequence includes the following:
- the LOC144536017 gene encoding inhibitor of nuclear factor kappa-B kinase subunit alpha-like, whose product MEKPPFRQNQNCGDWELKERLGMGGFAHVYLYQHHETNEKLAVKMCRLELTPRNKDRWSREIQIMKKLNHINVVTARDVPEEMRHIALNDLPLLAMEYCSRGDLRKMLSKPENCCGLKESEVLSLLNDVGSGIQYLHENKIIHRDLKPENIVLQDINGKLVHKIIDLGYAKDLDQGSLCTSFVGTLQYLAPELFENKAYTVTVDYWSFGTMVFECSCGFRPFLHNLQPVQWASKVRNKGPKDIMAVEEQNGEVRFSTHLPYPNNLSRTLLEPMEALLQLMLKWDPVQRGGKVNSDTKKPMCFEKLEQMLSMKVVHILNMTTAQVHSFQLTPEESLHSLQKRIEAETNIEVMNQELLQETGVSLDPRKHAAQCVLDGVRGWDSYIVYLFDKSITKYSGPLSARQLPDKVNTIVQEAKTQLPLVVLKKVWGEAVSYICGLKDDYSRLFQGQRAAMLSLLRYNTNLTRCKNSMFGFSQQLKAKLDFFKSSIQYDLEKYSDQMHYGISSEKMLKAWQENEERAAAFAQVAEVSHLDDEIMALHSEIVELQRSPYARRQGDKMEQLEEKAIELYKQLKMRCKTPEPDVSSDSSEMVKAIIQTVQNQDKVLKDLYTHLSKILISKQKIIDLFPRIEKTLESIKDADNTVMQMQIKRQREFWHLLKIACAQNSTRNSIAASPESSNLLQVSPWSQSAQPVSSPHPLTSLPGPNDSDAAPRLLQENQKYLSQLTSLMQEAADEQAKSIVDQDWSWTKYETLTTKLKKRNA is encoded by the exons ATGGAGAAACCTCCCTTCAGGCAGAACCAGAACTGTGGAGACTgggagctgaaagagagactggGAATGGGCGGGTTTGCCCATGTTTACCTCTACCAACATCAC gaaacaaatgaaaaactaGCTGTGAAAATGTGCCGTCTGGAGCTCACACCAAGGAATAAGGACAGATGGAGCAGAGAAATCCAGATCATGAAAAA gttgaATCACATCAATGTCGTGACAGCCCGAGATGTCCCGGAGGAAATGAGGCACATAGCCTTAAATGATCTTCCACTGTTGGCCATGGAGTACTGCTCCAGGGGAGACCTGAGGAAG ATGCTGAGCAAACCTGAAAACTGCTGCGGTTTGAAAGAAAGTGAAGTGCTTTCGTTACTCAATGATGTTG GATCTGGTATCCAGTATCTGCACGAAAACAAGATCATACACAGAGACCTTAAACCTGAAAACATAGTGCTGCAAGATATTAACGGAAAGCTGGTTCACAAAATCATTGACCTGGGCTATGCTAAAGACCTGGACCAAGGCAGTCTGTGTACCTCCTTCGTTGGCACGCTTCAGTACCTG GCACCTGAACTGTTTGAGAATAAGGCATACACTGTTACTGTGGACTACTGGAGCTTTGGCACAATGGTATTTGAATGCAGTTGTGGTTTCCGTCCCTTCCTGCACAACCTGCAACCTGTGCAATG GGCCAGCAAAGTGAGGAATAAAGGTCCAAAAGACATCATGGCTGTAGAGGAGCAGAACGGAGAAGTCAGGTTCTCCACACACCTCCCCTACCCCAACAATCTCAGCAG GACGCTGTTGGAACCAATGGAAGctctgctgcagctgatgtTAAAGTGGGACCCTGTCCAGAGAGGAGGCAAAGTCAACTCCGACACCAAGAAGCCCATGTGCTTTGAAAAGCTGGAGCAGATGCTGAGTATGAAG gTCGTCCACATCCTGAACATGACCACAGCTCAGGTCCACTCTTTTCAGCTGACTCCGGAGGAAAGTCTCCACAGTCTGCAGAAGCGCATCGAGGCCGAGACCAACATCGAAGTGATGAACCAGGAGCTGCTGCAGGAGACGGGAGTGTCACTGGATCCCAGGAAGCACGCTGCGCAGTGTGTCCTAGATGGTGTG AGAGGGTGGGATAGCTACATCGTCTACCTGTTTGACAAGAGCATCACCAAGTACTCTGGTCCCCTTAGTGCCAGACAGCTGCCCGATAAAGTCAACACTATAG TTCAAGAGGCCAAGACACAGCTGCCCCTGGTGGTGTTGAAGAAGGTTTGGGGTGAAGCAGTGAGCTACATCTGCGGGTTGAAGGATGATTACAGCAGGCTGTTCCAAGGACAGAGGGCTGCTAT GTTGAGTCTCCTGCGCTACAACACCAACCTGACCAGGTGTAAGAACAGCATGTTTGGCTTCTCTCAGCAGCTGAAGGCCAAGCTTGACTTCTTCAAGAGCAGCATCCAGTACGACCTGGAAAAATACAGTGATCAGATGCACTATGGCATAT cCTCTGAAAAGATGCTAAAAGCCTGGCAAGAGAACGAGGAACGAGCTGCTGCTTTTGCACAG GTGGCAGAGGTGAGCCATCTGGATGATGAGATCATGGCTCTGCACTCGGAGATAGTGGAACTTCAGAGGAGCCCGTATGCTCGACGCCAAGGAGACAAGATGGAGCAGCT AGAAGAAAAAGCGATTGAGCTCTACAAGCAACTGAAGATGAGATGCAAAA CACCTGAGCCAGATGTGAGCAGTGACAGCTCTGAGATGGTGAAGGCCATTATTCAGACCGTCCAGAACCAAGACAAGGTCCTAAAAGACCTGTACACCCACCTCAG CAAGATCCTGATCAGCAAACAAAAGATCATTGACTTGTTTCCACGAATTGAGAAAACCTTGGAGAGCATCAAGGATGCTGACAACACAGTGATGCAGATGCAGATCAAGAGACAAAGAGAGTTCTGGCATTTACTGAAGATCGCCTGT gCTCAAAACTCAACACGAAACTCGATAGCAGCCAGTCCCGAGTCGTCCAACCTGCTGCAGGTTTCTCCGTGGTCACAGTCGGCACAACCCGTCAGCTCCCCACATCCCCTAACCTCCCTACCTGGGCCCAATGACAG TGACGCTGCTCCGCGTCTGCTGCAGGAGAACCAGAAGTACCTCAGTCAGCTGACCAGCCTGATGCAGGAAGCTGCTGATGAACAGGCCAAAAGCATAGTG GACCAAGACTGGAGCTGGACGAAATACGAAACCCTAACAAccaaattaaaaaagagaaatgcgTGA